Proteins co-encoded in one Natrarchaeobius halalkaliphilus genomic window:
- the rtcA gene encoding RNA 3'-terminal phosphate cyclase, with protein MTPVHRLDGSNAGGQFLRTALGLSVVRNESIRIENVRGDRSTPGLRHQHLAVLETIAEICDADVSGDGVGSETIEFDPDLPTNGRRGGRSDRSSPRRTDRRGSLDGGDYAVDIGTAGSITLLFDALVPLASVLESPLSVTVSGGTDVKWSPPIDYTRYVKLPLLRTFGLSVACEVDRRGFYPDGGGRATLHLGPSRFDRIELLERGPLEGIRLYSTEAATLSDRDVAHRQAEGALERLESNLGAAVDADRDGDGSVLEPIERRETTAGSDCPGTAIVLRLDYATGAVGFGALGERGTPAERVGELAADAALRHLTGAAPVDRHLADQLLVVLAIAGGRIRIPSGTDHVKASCDLLEAVGGAVEREQDGRGTVVSVTPLDG; from the coding sequence ATGACACCCGTCCACCGACTCGATGGATCGAACGCAGGCGGGCAGTTCCTTCGAACGGCACTCGGCCTCTCGGTCGTCCGAAACGAGTCCATCCGCATCGAAAACGTCCGTGGCGATCGTTCGACGCCCGGTCTTCGTCACCAGCACCTGGCCGTCCTCGAGACGATCGCGGAGATCTGTGACGCCGACGTGTCGGGTGATGGGGTCGGCTCGGAGACGATCGAGTTCGATCCCGACCTTCCGACCAACGGGCGTCGTGGCGGCCGAAGCGATCGTTCCAGTCCCCGACGTACCGACCGACGAGGGAGCCTCGACGGCGGCGACTACGCCGTCGATATCGGAACCGCTGGCAGCATCACGCTGCTGTTCGACGCGCTCGTTCCGCTCGCGAGCGTCCTCGAGTCGCCGCTCTCGGTGACGGTATCGGGCGGAACGGACGTAAAGTGGTCGCCCCCGATCGACTACACACGGTACGTGAAACTGCCGCTCCTCCGAACGTTCGGTCTTTCCGTGGCCTGTGAGGTCGACCGTCGGGGGTTCTATCCCGACGGCGGCGGACGCGCAACGCTTCACCTCGGGCCGTCTCGATTCGATCGAATCGAACTGCTCGAGCGCGGTCCGCTCGAAGGAATTCGCCTCTATTCGACCGAAGCGGCGACGCTTTCCGACCGCGACGTGGCACATCGACAGGCGGAGGGTGCGCTCGAACGACTCGAGTCGAATCTCGGAGCGGCGGTCGACGCCGATCGCGACGGCGACGGATCGGTCCTCGAGCCGATCGAACGCCGTGAGACGACCGCGGGGAGTGACTGTCCGGGAACCGCGATCGTGCTCCGACTCGACTACGCGACCGGGGCCGTCGGATTCGGCGCCCTCGGAGAGAGAGGAACGCCGGCCGAACGCGTCGGAGAACTCGCCGCGGATGCGGCCCTCCGACACCTCACGGGGGCCGCACCGGTCGACCGACACCTGGCCGATCAGCTACTGGTCGTGCTCGCGATCGCCGGCGGACGGATTCGCATCCCTTCGGGTACCGACCACGTCAAAGCCAGTTGCGATCTGCTCGAGGCCGTTGGTGGGGCCGTCGAGCGCGAACAGGACGGGCGCGGGACGGTCGTCTCGGTCACACCACTCGACGGCTGA
- the kdgK1 gene encoding bifunctional 2-dehydro-3-deoxygluconokinase/2-dehydro-3-deoxygalactonokinase: protein MSDLVTFGETMLRLSPPGSERLETTSEFEVCAGGAESNVAIAANRLGTPSTWLSKVPETPLGQHVVGSLRRHGIETDVVWSHRGRQGTYYMERAGDPRGSQVIYDRENTAFATAEAREFDIDRIQNARVFFTTGITPALSSTLRETTASMLKAARNGGTTTAFDFNYRGKLWEPEQAEETLTKLFPGIDVLVIAARDARTVLGFEGDPRQLAHKLGSQYEFQTVVVTRGSDGAVGWHDSVVHEQDAYDTDTVSEIGTGDAFTGAFIASRLDGDDVPTALENAAAAAALKRTIPGDVALITDEEVEAVVSEGGDDLSR, encoded by the coding sequence GTGAGCGACCTCGTCACCTTCGGTGAAACGATGCTCCGACTCTCTCCGCCCGGGAGCGAGCGCCTCGAGACGACGAGCGAGTTCGAGGTCTGTGCCGGCGGCGCAGAGAGCAACGTCGCGATCGCGGCGAACAGGCTCGGGACGCCGTCGACCTGGCTCTCGAAGGTTCCCGAGACGCCACTCGGCCAGCACGTGGTCGGCTCGCTTCGACGACACGGTATCGAGACGGACGTCGTCTGGAGCCACCGCGGACGCCAGGGAACCTACTACATGGAACGGGCCGGCGACCCCCGCGGATCGCAGGTCATCTACGATCGCGAGAACACCGCCTTTGCGACCGCGGAGGCTCGAGAGTTTGACATCGACCGAATCCAGAACGCTCGCGTGTTCTTTACGACCGGGATCACGCCCGCGCTCTCCTCGACGCTTCGAGAGACCACCGCGAGCATGCTCAAAGCCGCTCGGAACGGGGGAACGACGACGGCGTTCGACTTCAACTACCGGGGCAAGCTCTGGGAACCGGAGCAAGCGGAGGAGACGCTAACGAAGCTCTTTCCGGGAATCGACGTGCTGGTGATCGCCGCTCGAGACGCGAGAACCGTCCTCGGCTTCGAGGGCGATCCGCGACAGCTCGCACACAAACTGGGCTCGCAGTACGAGTTCCAGACCGTCGTCGTCACGCGGGGCTCCGACGGTGCAGTCGGCTGGCACGATAGCGTGGTTCACGAACAGGACGCCTACGACACCGACACCGTCTCCGAGATCGGAACCGGCGATGCGTTCACCGGCGCGTTCATCGCGAGTCGGCTCGATGGCGACGACGTTCCCACTGCGCTCGAGAACGCCGCGGCCGCGGCAGCACTCAAACGAACGATTCCCGGCGACGTCGCGCTCATCACCGACGAAGAAGTCGAGGCGGTCGTTTCCGAGGGCGGCGACGACCTCTCTCGGTGA
- a CDS encoding alanine--tRNA ligase-related protein, whose product MSGQLAAAEPYATRFETAVSGIDGRHVWLERSYFYGESGGQPADRGTIGDIEVADVRIVDGEPVHVLAEDPSFKTGHRVLCSVDWTFRMYCMRAHTASHVLYGAGRRLLEDLGYGGFDIDEERVRVDLETSTPIDDEMLIELNESANRTVWESRSVSWDTVSASQAREREDVAFNEATETSAFENGQVRLVTIGGDDERNATGTRLQPSLGGGRSSEPWDVAACGGTHVRNTREIGPVTVLGRSNPGDGLTRIELAVGPRAIDRRTTEKRAVFGAKRTLGTSIGDVSAELERISDERDALADRLRTRERELVTERLLRGESIDCDGERWLVATVGDVSVDLVSDAVRDWIDDETDRTATSARVVVAVGNAEEPFAVVGSNGGRAATDVLSELTAAVGGGGGGSDRLAQGGGFDATVDEVRAALE is encoded by the coding sequence ATGAGTGGGCAACTGGCGGCGGCGGAACCGTACGCCACACGATTCGAAACGGCGGTGTCGGGAATCGACGGACGCCACGTCTGGCTCGAGCGCAGTTACTTCTACGGCGAAAGCGGCGGTCAGCCGGCCGATCGCGGAACGATCGGCGATATCGAGGTCGCGGACGTTCGGATCGTCGACGGCGAACCGGTTCACGTCCTGGCTGAGGACCCCTCGTTCAAGACCGGTCATCGCGTCCTCTGTTCGGTCGACTGGACGTTTCGGATGTACTGCATGCGCGCTCACACGGCCAGCCACGTACTCTACGGTGCCGGGAGGCGACTGCTCGAGGATCTCGGATACGGCGGCTTCGATATCGACGAGGAGCGCGTTCGGGTCGATCTGGAGACGAGTACGCCGATCGACGACGAGATGCTGATCGAACTGAACGAATCGGCAAACCGGACGGTCTGGGAGTCACGCTCCGTCTCCTGGGATACCGTTTCCGCCTCTCAGGCTCGAGAACGCGAGGACGTCGCGTTCAACGAGGCGACCGAAACGAGCGCCTTCGAAAACGGGCAGGTCCGTCTCGTCACGATCGGCGGCGACGACGAACGAAACGCCACCGGCACGCGATTACAGCCATCTCTCGGCGGTGGACGCTCGAGTGAGCCCTGGGATGTCGCCGCCTGCGGCGGAACACACGTTCGCAACACTCGAGAGATCGGCCCGGTGACGGTCCTCGGACGGTCGAACCCCGGCGACGGACTGACGCGGATCGAACTCGCCGTCGGTCCGCGTGCGATCGACCGCCGTACGACCGAAAAGCGGGCCGTTTTCGGTGCAAAGCGAACGCTCGGAACCTCGATCGGTGACGTCTCCGCCGAACTCGAACGCATCAGTGACGAGCGCGACGCGCTTGCGGACCGACTTCGAACGAGAGAACGGGAGCTCGTTACCGAACGCCTTCTGCGAGGCGAATCGATCGACTGCGACGGGGAACGATGGCTCGTCGCCACGGTCGGTGACGTCTCCGTCGACCTCGTGAGCGACGCCGTTCGGGACTGGATTGACGACGAGACTGATCGGACAGCGACGAGCGCTCGAGTCGTCGTCGCCGTCGGCAACGCGGAGGAACCGTTCGCCGTCGTCGGTTCGAACGGCGGGCGGGCCGCGACGGACGTCCTCTCGGAACTGACGGCGGCCGTCGGCGGCGGCGGTGGCGGTTCGGACCGGCTCGCACAGGGCGGAGGATTCGACGCGACCGTCGATGAGGTTCGCGCCGCCCTCGAGTAG
- a CDS encoding helix-turn-helix domain-containing protein, with the protein MAKYSTGSSSGGGGTNCELCGAESDSLRLASVAGAELEVCPGCAPHDDTADRERSDRDSSGSSTDGPSRKQKAARNVAKANPVWDGDSEHWEQDGTNYDDDPLPYLVSEYGERVVDARQEAGLQREELADELGLREQELLAVEQGRATQAGIGGGVIEALEDRLDVSLSE; encoded by the coding sequence ATGGCAAAGTACTCGACGGGTTCGTCCTCCGGTGGCGGTGGAACGAACTGTGAGCTCTGCGGTGCCGAAAGCGATTCGCTCCGGCTTGCGTCGGTCGCCGGTGCCGAACTCGAGGTCTGTCCCGGCTGTGCACCTCACGACGATACGGCAGATCGGGAACGGAGTGACCGCGACTCGTCGGGATCGTCGACCGACGGCCCGAGTCGAAAACAGAAAGCGGCACGAAACGTCGCGAAGGCGAACCCGGTCTGGGACGGCGACTCCGAACACTGGGAACAAGACGGGACGAATTACGACGACGATCCGCTTCCGTATCTCGTCTCCGAGTACGGCGAGCGCGTCGTCGACGCCCGACAGGAAGCCGGCCTCCAGCGCGAAGAGCTGGCCGACGAACTCGGACTCCGGGAGCAGGAACTGCTGGCAGTCGAACAGGGTCGGGCGACCCAGGCAGGCATCGGTGGCGGCGTGATCGAGGCCCTCGAGGATCGACTCGACGTCTCGCTTTCCGAGTGA
- a CDS encoding DUF420 domain-containing protein: protein MEYVSRERVRPLTLVLSVVSLAVVFAAAGGRVPASAVPGAPQWVLDLIPHVNVAISAAAIGTIIYGWRAIRRGAVDRHRVSMLVSFGLFGTFLTLYLYRLIATGGPQPFPGPDLLYQFVYVPVLAVHILLAVACIPVLYYALLLAAAYPIAELPRTSHARFGRIAASLWLISFSLGIVVYLLLHVSYA, encoded by the coding sequence ATGGAGTACGTTTCTCGAGAACGCGTTCGGCCGCTTACACTGGTCCTGAGCGTCGTTTCACTGGCGGTCGTTTTCGCCGCCGCGGGTGGACGGGTCCCCGCGTCAGCGGTCCCCGGCGCTCCGCAGTGGGTTCTCGATCTGATTCCACACGTCAACGTCGCCATCAGCGCCGCGGCGATCGGAACGATCATCTACGGCTGGCGCGCGATCCGGCGCGGGGCCGTCGACAGACACCGCGTCTCGATGCTCGTCTCGTTCGGGCTGTTCGGGACATTCCTCACGCTGTATCTCTACCGGCTGATCGCGACCGGCGGTCCACAGCCCTTTCCCGGCCCGGACCTGCTCTACCAGTTCGTCTACGTGCCGGTGCTGGCGGTTCACATTCTCCTCGCAGTTGCGTGTATTCCGGTCCTCTACTACGCGCTCTTGCTCGCGGCCGCGTATCCGATAGCGGAACTCCCCCGGACCAGTCACGCCAGGTTCGGACGGATCGCCGCGAGCCTGTGGCTGATCTCGTTTTCGCTCGGAATCGTCGTTTATCTCCTGTTACACGTCAGTTACGCGTAG
- a CDS encoding glutaredoxin family protein gives MADITMYNLPGCPYCAKVRSKLDDLGLEYDVIEVPRSHDERTEVEAVSGQTGVPVITDEANDIVGMNESDDIVDYLEETYA, from the coding sequence ATGGCAGACATCACCATGTACAACCTGCCCGGCTGTCCGTACTGCGCGAAAGTTCGATCGAAACTCGACGACCTCGGCCTCGAGTACGACGTCATCGAGGTTCCGAGATCGCACGACGAGCGCACCGAAGTCGAAGCAGTGAGTGGCCAGACCGGCGTCCCCGTCATCACGGACGAGGCCAACGATATCGTCGGCATGAACGAAAGCGACGACATCGTCGACTACCTCGAGGAAACCTACGCGTAA